Proteins encoded by one window of Lasioglossum baleicum chromosome 4, iyLasBale1, whole genome shotgun sequence:
- the LOC143208275 gene encoding cilia- and flagella-associated protein 69, translating to MDIEEKESEKEARDKFDVTEVWKEFNCPKYVICDYPGTDKIPANHFDFMKQLEVDPNYTLTKLDELISDPVTKDSAPRICRLLHEYLHGIKDHGYKIKDLPKIMTVLEFLVENVIKENSIKEYELLLDEMLTLCSLPPLLEKSSEILTNNDRMEQYFTLLGKLLVVLPAKEQVSKIHEAIHSLLLKRDSSNVAAVKIKDCLAVVEKSQLPKMVVKSLESSLPDMYEKILELVFLLSSISHVCSHRMLEAGVLNIVLVRMDLPYATQLRCTRPPDSLLIGSEYPEDTTLLIMNTLWCLMRSIIPPTTVPKLKTTLCAHCALWGLSYTFERQVFYSRFKSISIKIRNEIAAIILSILISFPTWNFVSSGIADKAIKFLIAVETGSVRVFSETITFGRTNEDLSFQKVLLLIAMHLSQIDACIPIMVHRKLMRTILQLVNPDIEVSQITWTASQYWNLWTYAINSLSVLAPKVPKDFIAYNGTIRLLMLLDWSLCSNFDVDIMTHCVKVICSITLSNNTLLLENFREHGITVSLIKVINYILTFCKFIMKEQRILTMALISIERLLKKQIFYQETFGDQSIEFVMELLYQCLYQKDKEIQIDQRLLLALGSYIWECIVWCPPNLKKFVESGAVYVILDIIEVVPYSSQRLFLAVLTDICDNYFCGSYLCTWRGIDKKTTLMSLLATIWRDEEIRLEFPRCLDGAKIICCTSDEQYPAMGKKQWLETFQTKLHGHISPALIDMIGSVRAKIYSIRKIIERDNKRYNMAKEHYKILYCDLPVEDRITVSGMDLYFKLKLGQVWVELERYFEQIGITPLGMDGQAIFLMTQRYHMWGVLLKKRQKKINHSVKREEDVAEKDEYARIRDSKLILSLDALDELDYIYRTTNREYMIKKKAEQMQQVYLALNFPRKSSENNHRTFMDAVNFTTIFDQHVVFSNLTAYSDFGQMKVLPVSPSESYVLDHSIFSGTSCSSLTSYDFSKLEQFEEEV from the exons ATGGATATTGAGGAGAAAGAATCCGAGAAAGAGGCTCGCGATAAATTCGACGTCACCGAAGTTTGGAAGGAATTTAACTGTCCAAAATATGTTATTTGCGATTATCCCGGGACCGACAAAATACCGGCGAACCATTTCGATTTTATGAAACAGTTGGAGGTCGATCCGAATTATACTTTAACGAAATTAGACGAACTTATATCCGATCCTGTGACGAAGGACAGTGCGCCGCGAATTTGCAGGCTCTTACATGAATATTTACATGGAATTAAAGATCATGGTTAT AAGATAAAAGATTTGCCGAAAATAATGACGGTATTagaatttttggttgaaaaCGTTATTAAAGAAAACTCCATTAAAGAGTATGAGCTACTCCTCGATGAAATGCTGACGCTTTGCAGTTTACCACCTTTGTTAGAAAAGTCTTCTGAAATTCTAACAAATAACGATAGAATGGAGCAGTACTTCACATTGTTAGGGAAGCTTCTTGTTGTTTTACCAGCCAAAGAACAAGTATCCAAGATTCACGAAGCCATCCACTCTTTATTATTGAAGAGGGACAGCTCAAATGTTGCAGCAGTTAAGATTAAAGACTGCCTTGCGGTTGTAGAAAAGTCACAGCTGCCGAAAATGGTAGTGAAGTCGTTGGAAAGCTCTCTTCCGGACATGTATGAAAAGATCTTGGAATTAGTTTTCTTACTTTCTTCTATATCGCACGTGTGCT CTCACAGGATGTTAGAAGCTGGAGTGCTTAATATAGTATTGGTCAGAATGGATCTTCCTTATGCTACTCAATTACGCTGCACACGGCCACCTGATTCATTACTAATAGGTAGCGAGTACCCCGAGGACACAACCCTTTTAATAATGAACACGCTATGGTGTTTGATGAGATCCATTATTCCTCCTACCACAGTTCCCAAATTGAAGACAACTTTGTGTGCGCACTGTGCACtatg GGGTTTGTCCTACACATTCGAGAGACAAGTATTCTACAGCCGATTCAAGAGTATCAGCATAAAAATCAGAAACGAAATCGCAGCTATTATTCTGTCAATTTTAATCAGCTTTCCCACTTGGAACTTTGTCAGCAGTGGTATAGCGGACAAAGCGATTAAGTTTTTGATAGCAGTCGAGACTGGCTCTGTGAGAGTATTTTCAGAGACGATAACATTCGGCAGAACCAACGAAGACTTGTCCTTCCAAAAAGTCTTGTTATTGATTGCTATGCACCTATCTCAAATTGACGCTTGCATTCCT ATAATGGTGCACAGAAAATTGATGCGGACGATACTTCAGCTTGTTAATCCAGATATCGAAGTATCACAAATTACTTGGACTGCGTCTCAATATTGGAACCTGTGGACGTACGCTATTAATTCCTTGTCTGTGCTGGCACCAAAAGTGCCAAAAGATTTTATAGCATACAATGGTACCATTAG ATTGTTAATGCTGTTAGACTGGAGTTTGTGTTCAAATTTCGATGTGGACATTATGACGCATTGCGTAAAAGTAATCTGTTCGATTACCTTAAGCAACAATACTTTGTTATTGGAGAACTTCAGAGAGCATGGGATTACAGTATCATTGATCA AAGTGATTAACTATATCTTGACTTTTTGCAAATTTATAATGAAAGAGCAAAGAATTCTTACAATGGCGTTAATCTCGATCGAGAGGCTTTTAAAAAAGCAAATATTTTATCAGGAAACGTTTGGAGATCAAAGTATAGAATTTGTTATGGAACTGCTTTACCAGTGTTTGTACCAGAAAGATAAAGAAATTCAAATAGATCAACG CCTTTTATTGGCATTAGGGTCGTACATTTGGGAGTGTATAGTATGGTGTCCTCCAAATTTGAAGAAGTTTGTTGAAAGTGGAGCAGTATATGTTATTCTTGACATTATCGAGGTAGTCCCATACTCATCTCAGCGTCTGTTTCTCGCGGTACTAACAGACATATGCGACAATTATTTTTGTGGGTCTTATTTATGCACTTGGAGAGGCATCGACAAAAAGACAACATTAATGTCTCTGTTAGCAACGATCTGGAGGGATGAAGAAATCAGGCTTGAATTCCCAAGATGCCTCGATGGAGCA aaaataatttgcTGTACATCAGATGAACAGTACCCTGCAATGGGCAAAAAACAGTGGTTGGAGACCTTCCAGACAAAACTTCATGGACACATTAGTCCAGCATTGATTGACATGATTGGTTCAGTTAGGGCAAAGATATACAGTATTAGGAAGATTATTGAGAGAGACAATAAAAGATACAACATGGCGAAAGAACACTACAAAATATTATACTGCGACCTTCCAGTGGAAGATAGA ATCACAGTATCTGGTATGGATCTGTATTTTAAGTTGAAATTAGGTCAAGTATGGGTAGAGCTCGAAAGGTATTTTGAGCAGATTGGCATTACCCCGCTCGGTATGGATGGCCAGGCAATATTTTTAATGACGCAAAGATATCATATGTGGGGAGTATTACTGAAAAAAAGACAGAAGAAAATAAATCACTCCGTGAAAAGAGAGGAGGATGTAGCAGAGAAAGATGAATATGCTAGAATTCGGGATTCTAAGCTTATTTTATCATTGGATGCGCTCGATGAATTAGATTACATCTATAGAACAACAAATCGAGAATATATGATAAAGAAAAAGGCTGAGCAAATGCAACAAGTCTACCTGGCCCTGAATTTTCCACGCAAGTCGAGCGAAAATAATCATAGAACGTTCATGGATGCAGTCAATTTTACA ACAATATTCGATCAACACGTGGTGTTCAGCAATCTAACAGCCTATTCAGATTTCGGTCAAATGAAAGTTCTCCCTGTTTCGCCAAGCGAATCGTATGTCCTGGACCATTCAATTTTTTCTGGAACGTCCTGTTCGTCTTTGACGAGCTACGATTTCTCGAAATTAGAACAATTCGAAGAAGAAGTGTAG